A genomic region of Canis aureus isolate CA01 chromosome 16, VMU_Caureus_v.1.0, whole genome shotgun sequence contains the following coding sequences:
- the LOC144286156 gene encoding C-C motif chemokine 3-like has protein sequence MEVSTAALAVLLLIAALCSQTCSSTFGADTPTSCCFSYISRQIPRKFVVDYYETSSQCSKPGVIFQTKRGQQICADPGKAWVQKYITNLELNA, from the exons ATGGAGGTCTCCACGGCTGCCCTGGCTGTCCTGCTTCTCATCGCTGCGCTCTGTTCCCAGACCTGCTCTTCCACTT TTGGTGCTGACACTCCGacctcctgctgcttctcctaTATCTCCCGGCAGATTCCTCGAAAATTTGTGGTGGACTATTATGAGACCAGCAGCCAGTGCTCCAAGCCCGGTGTCAT CTTCCAAACCAAAAGAGGCCAGCAGATCTGTGCTGACCCCGGGAAGGCCTGGGTCCAGAAGTATATCACCAACTTGGAGCTGAATGCCTGA